The proteins below are encoded in one region of Kogia breviceps isolate mKogBre1 chromosome 8, mKogBre1 haplotype 1, whole genome shotgun sequence:
- the CDK9 gene encoding cyclin-dependent kinase 9, whose protein sequence is MQRDAPPRAPAPAPRLPAPPIGAAASSGGGGGGGSGGGGGASAAPAPPGLSGTTSPRGPGGGRRTEEVGSAPRGRKWPWRRKWRGRGGAWSTAAGPGVGAATAAAAGGGGGALEAAMAKQYDSVECPFCDEVSKYEKLAKIGQGTFGEVFKAKHRKTGQKVALKKVLMENEKEGFPITALREIKILQLLKHENVVNLIEICRTKASPYNRCKGSIYLVFDFCEHDLAGLLSNVLVKFTLSEIKRVMQMLLNGLYYIHRNKILHRDMKAANVLITRDGVLKLADFGLARAFSLAKNSQPNRYTNRVVTLWYRPPELLLGERDYGPPIDLWGAGCIMAEMWTRSPIMQGNTEQHQLALISQLCGSITPEVWPNVDKYELFEKLDLVKGQKRKVKDRLKAYVRDPYALDLIDKLLVLDPAQRIDSDDALNHDFFWSDPMPSDLKGMLSTHLTSMFEYLAPPRRKGSQITQQSTNQSRNPATTNQTEFERVF, encoded by the exons ATGCAGCGGGACGCACCACCCCGAGCCCCAGCCCCGGCGCCCCGGCTCCCCGCGCCCCCGATCGGGGCCGCAGCCAGCAGTGGCGGCGGCGGAGGCGGGGGCAGCGGCGGTGGCGGAGGCGCCTCTGCAGCTCCGGCTCCTCCTGGCCTCTCGGGAACTACAAGTCCCAGGGGGCCTGGCGGCGGGCGGCGGACGGAAGAGGTGGGGTCGGCGCCGCGAGGCCGGAAGTGGCCGTGGAGGCGGAAGTGGCGCGGCCGCGGAGGGGCCTGGAGCACGGCGGCGGGACCTGGAGTGGGAGCAgcgacggcggcggcggctggaGGTGGCGGCGGCGCACTGGAGGCGGCCATGGCAAAGCAGTACGACTCGGTGGAATGCCCCTTTTGTGATGAGGTGTCCAAATATGAGAAGCTCGCTAAAATCGGCCAAGGCACCTTCGG GGAGGTGTTTAAGGCAAAGCATCGCAAGACCGGCCAAAAAGTGGCTCTGAAGAAGGTACTGATGGAGAATGAGAAGGAGGGG TTCCCCATTACAGCCTTGCGGGAAATCAAGATCCTCCAGCTTCTAAAACACGAGAATGTGGTCAACTTGATTGAGATCTGTCGAACCAAAG CTTCCCCCTATAACCGCTGCAAAGGCAGTATATACCTGGTGTTTGACTTCTGCGAGCATGACCTTGCCGGGTTGCTGAGCAACGTCTTAGTCAAGTTCACACTGTCTGAGATCAAGAGGGTCATGCAGATGTTGCTCAATGGTCTCTACTACATCCACAGGAACAAG ATCCTGCACAGGGATATGAAGGCGGCTAATGTGCTCATCACCCGCGATGGAGTTCTGAAGCTGGCAGACTTTGGGCTGGCCCGGGCCTTCAGCCTGGCCAAGAACAGCCAGCCCAACCGCTACACCAACCGTGTGGTGACGCTCTGGTACCGGCCCCCGGAGCTGTTGCTCG GAGAGCGGGACTACGGCCCCCCCATTGACCTGTGGGGTGCTGGGTGCATCATGGCAGAGATGTGGACCCGTAGCCCTATCATGCAGGGCAACACAGAGCAGCACCAGCTTGCCCTCATCAGTCAGCTCTGTGGCTCCATCACCCCGGAG GTGTGGCCAAACGTGGACAAGTATGAGCTGTTTGAGAAACTGGACCTGGTCAAGGGCCAGAAGCGGAAGGTGAAGGACAGGCTGAAGGCCTATGTGCGCGACCCCTACGCGCTGGACCTCATCGACAAGTTGCTGGTGCTGGATCCCGCCCAGCGCATCGACAGCGATGATGCCCTGAACCACGACTTCTTCTGGTCCGACCCCATGCCCTCGGACCTCAAGGGCATGCTGTCCACGCACCTGACGTCCATGTTTGAGTACCTAGCACCACCACGCCGGAAGGGCAGCCAGATCACCCAGCAGTCCACCAACCAGAGCCGCAATCCCGCCACTACCAACCAGACGGAGTTTGAACGTGTCTTCTGA